DNA from Desulfuromonas sp. AOP6:
GCCTGAAAAAGTACCGACGCGACGACCGTGACCGTACCTGGAACCTGGTGAGTACGCAGGACAGCGGTTACGTCCCTTTTCTGCTCGACGACGGCAGCGGCCGCGTCATCGTCGATCCCCAGGGCGCTCGCGTCCGACCCAAATCGAGCCAGGAAGGCTACCCCGGCCAGACAGGTCTGCTCGTGCGGGGTAACGAGCCCGATGAAAAATGGGTGGAGGAGTTGATTCACGAGGGGAGCCCGGTCTATATTCTCGGACAGGCTTACCAGGAGCGATCCCCGGCACCGACCCTGCGGGAACGCACCCGCGCGATTCTGCAGGGATACAAGCAGGATCCGGCTAAACGGCAATGGTTCGATAAAAACCAGGATGGCCATCTCAGCCCGGATGAGTGGGACGAAGCACGGCAGACCGCCGAAGAAGAGGCTCTGCACCAGGCTCTACACGCCACCGGCAGTAGCGGGCGGGGCGCGGTGATTATCGGACGCGACCCGCATCGCCGCCTCCCCTTCATCATCGCCGAAACGCCCTCGGAGGCGCACCTGACCCGCAACTACGGCCTGACCGCCATTCCCCTTTTCCTCGCCGCCGTGGCGGCGGCTTTCTGGTCTCTGACTCGGCTGGTCCCGCTACTCACCGGCCCTTAACCTTCGCTTCAAGAGGAGAAACTTATGACTGGCTGGATCGTTCTCGCTGCATTCCTGTTGATTAGCGTGGCCCTGATTCTGTACGCCGTGCTCCTGTACAACGGTTTTATCCACCTGAAAAATACTATCGACAAGTCCTGGAGCAATATCGACGTATTGCTCAAACAGCGCTTCGACGAGCTGCCGAAGCTTATCAAGGTCTGCGAAGGCTACATGCAGCATGAACAGAAAACCCTGGAAGAAGTCGTCAAGGCCCGCTCGGCCATTAACAACGCCGGCAGTGACCAGGAGAGGATGGGGGCCCAGAACGCCTTGACCGAGACCCTGCGTTCCCTCTTCATGGTGGTGGAGCGCTACCCCGACCTCAAGGCCGATGTCGCCTTCCGCAATCTCGGTGCCCGCATCAGTGAGCTGGAGGACCAGATCGCCGACCGGCGTGAGCTGTACAACGAATCGGTCACTTTCTACAATATTCGCCTCGACCAGTTTCCCGACCTCGTCATCGCCCGTCTTTTCCACTTCACGCCCCGCACCCTCTGGCAGATCGATCCGGCCCATCGGCAGGATGTCCAGGTCTCCTTTGCTCACCACTGATAACTTTCGAAAGGTTCTGAGGGCGCTCTGCAGGGAGTCTTTTACGTGACATATTTTGTGAAACTGACTGGAGCCAAGGCATGAGTGCCGTCGGCTTGACCTACCTGGTCCTTATTCTGATTGCCTACGGCTTCAGCTCCAGCAATTCCCCGGAGAAGACGCGCAAGAGTCTCAAGATCGCCGGGCTGTCCCTGTGGCGCCTCTTTCCCCTGCTCGTCGCCGTCTTCGGCCTGGTCGGCCTCTTTCAGGTCTTTATCCCGCCGGAACTGATTGAAAAAATTCTGGGCGAATCTTCCGGCCCCATCAGTCTTCTGCTCGGTGGCGGCATGGGTGCTATCGCCATCGGCCCGCCGGCGGCGGCCTTCCCCCTGGCCGGCACCCTGCTCTCCGCCGGCGCCTGGCCGCCGGCCATCGCCGCCTTCATCGTCTCCTGGGTATCCGTCGGCGTGGTGACCCTGCCTTTTGAGGTGGGTGTCTTTGGCGCCCGCTTCGCCCTGCTGCGAAACGGCATCGCTTTTATCGCCGCCCTCGTCATCGGCCTGCTCATGGGAGGGATTCTATGACGCCGGCAGACTCTCTCCTCGTCAAAGCACTCAAGCTGCTGCGCTCCCAATGGCTTTTGCTCTCCGTCATTGCCCTCTACCTATGGGCCTTTCAGACCACCCCGGAACGGGCGCGGGAAGCCCTGGAGATGAGCGGACGCACCTTCGGCTCCGTGCTGCTCATCATCATTTCCGTCTTTGGGTTGATGGGATTGCTGCAGGTGTGGATCAGCCGCGACAAGGTCGCCGCCATGCTGGGCAAGGAAGGGGGTTGGAAAGCCCTGGTGATTGCCGCTGCCTGCGGCACGGTGCTCATTGGGCCGGCCTATATCATCTTCCCCCTGCTGCAGAGCATCCGCGCGCAGGGGGCGCGCTGGGCCGTCATTACCACTGTACTGGCCGCCTATGCCGTGAAGATTCCGATGATTCCCCTGGAGGTGCAGTTTCTCGGCTGGAGCTTTTCCATCTCCCGCTCCGTCCTCACCATTCTCACCGCCATCCCCATCGGCCTGCTGGTCGAAGCTCTTATGGAATGGCGGCCTGCGCCCTATGGCAACAGGCCGCGTTGAAGGGCTCCAAAGGCCGGTGCCGACGGTGAATCAGGGGCAGTCCCCGATTCTCTTTCCCGTCGTGTGACTGACCATTTCCATCGGTTCCTGCCCGGGAAGAACAGTCTCTATGCGGACCTGGCCCTTGAAACTATCCCCCTGGTAGGTCACCTCGCCCCGGGCGGTCGTCGTGCCCTCGTCCGAGGTGCACTGCATCA
Protein-coding regions in this window:
- a CDS encoding LemA family protein yields the protein MTGWIVLAAFLLISVALILYAVLLYNGFIHLKNTIDKSWSNIDVLLKQRFDELPKLIKVCEGYMQHEQKTLEEVVKARSAINNAGSDQERMGAQNALTETLRSLFMVVERYPDLKADVAFRNLGARISELEDQIADRRELYNESVTFYNIRLDQFPDLVIARLFHFTPRTLWQIDPAHRQDVQVSFAHH
- a CDS encoding permease; this encodes MSAVGLTYLVLILIAYGFSSSNSPEKTRKSLKIAGLSLWRLFPLLVAVFGLVGLFQVFIPPELIEKILGESSGPISLLLGGGMGAIAIGPPAAAFPLAGTLLSAGAWPPAIAAFIVSWVSVGVVTLPFEVGVFGARFALLRNGIAFIAALVIGLLMGGIL
- a CDS encoding permease; the encoded protein is MTPADSLLVKALKLLRSQWLLLSVIALYLWAFQTTPERAREALEMSGRTFGSVLLIIISVFGLMGLLQVWISRDKVAAMLGKEGGWKALVIAAACGTVLIGPAYIIFPLLQSIRAQGARWAVITTVLAAYAVKIPMIPLEVQFLGWSFSISRSVLTILTAIPIGLLVEALMEWRPAPYGNRPR